Proteins encoded in a region of the Magallana gigas chromosome 8, xbMagGiga1.1, whole genome shotgun sequence genome:
- the LOC105325615 gene encoding uncharacterized protein translates to MEFMTVDHVPEQKQSTYCNIMEGRPCRAACFDWDFREVAFTGPAKREGIYYERQKFMTMVKELNFTIYPSEKEVRVTRSLPKRNFIKELKKFKNLCVSEPCGCILLSISSHGVIVKTDDQIDSGDFETFEDFILTHPELDQNEFSKNYVDERVSVKEIMEMFRDERLKKIPKIFFIQACRNQMHPADLDADIGFDVCVVRDNGEGEPLPQNHLLVPQASPGKNMAYSPPYLENSVIVFSTPFGYVAGVESTKLGSHVWDVLEDTLKSMVPVNGSINLLDWLKKTNGELAKDENFEIQRNVKYKPLLSISHTLTKQILFKLQRE, encoded by the exons ATGGAATTTATGACTGTAGATCATGTACCAGAGCA gaAACAGTCAACATACTGCAACATCATGGAAGGAAGGCCCTGTAGAGCTGCCTGTTTTGACTGGGATTTCAGGGAGGTAGCTTTTACAGGACCAGCAAAAAGGGAAGGAATATATTATGAAAGACAAAAATTTATGACGATGGTTAAGGAGCTTAACTTTACCATCTATCCTTCAGAAAAAGAAGTTAGAGTAACCCGAAGTTTACCCAAACGAAACTTTATCAAGGAGTTAAAAAAAT ttAAAAATCTGTGTGTGTCAGAACCCTGTGGCTGCATTTTGCTGTCCATTTCTTCACATGGGGTGATTGTGAAAACGGATGACCAGATAGACAGTGGggattttgaaacatttgaagATTTCATCCTAACTCACCCTGAGCTTGACCAAAATGAATTTTCCAAGAATTATGTTGATGAACGTGTCTCAGTAAAAGAAATCATGGAAATGTTTAGAGATGAAAGATTGAAAAAGATTCCCAAAATATTCTTTATTCAG gCATGTAGGAACCAAATGCATCCAGCTGATCTAG ATGCAGATATTGGCTTTGATGTGTGTGTTGTACGAGATAACGGAGAGGGTGAACCATTGCCACAAAATC ATTTACTAGTCCCACAAGCTTCTCCAGGCAAAAACATGGCATACTCCCCACCGTATTTAGAGAACAGTGTCATTGTCTTCTCCACTCCATTTG GTTATGTAGCAGGAGTTGAATCTACAAAACTTGGAAGTCATGTATGGGATGTTCTTGAGGATACACTAAAAAGTATGGTACCAGTAAATGGATCAATAAATCTTCTTGACTGGTTAAAGAAGACAAATGGAGAACTGGCTaaagatgaaaattttgaaattcaacgTAATGTGAAATACAAACCTCTTCTCAGTATCAGCCATACACTGACAAAACAGATTTTGTTTAAGCTACAGCGCGAGTGA